From one Brevibacterium sp. 'Marine' genomic stretch:
- a CDS encoding response regulator transcription factor — MTTLLIADDQTMVREALAALLGMESDFEVVAQCARGSEVVPAITAIRPDVALLDVDMPEPDGLTVAAMLKHDFPEVKVIIVTTYGRPGWVKRALDAGVSGFMVKDAPVDHLAEGIRRVMAGMSVIDPELVVESTMHGASPLTTRETDVLRAAADGSSVDEVAAQLFLSAGTVRNRLSSAIGKTNARNRADAARIAAENGWL; from the coding sequence GTGACGACGCTGCTCATCGCTGACGACCAGACCATGGTCCGTGAGGCGCTCGCCGCCCTGCTCGGCATGGAATCCGACTTCGAGGTCGTCGCCCAGTGTGCCCGCGGTTCCGAGGTCGTGCCGGCGATCACTGCGATCCGGCCGGATGTGGCGCTGCTTGACGTGGATATGCCCGAACCCGATGGGCTCACCGTCGCGGCCATGCTGAAGCACGATTTTCCCGAGGTCAAGGTCATCATCGTCACGACCTACGGGCGGCCCGGCTGGGTCAAGCGCGCCCTGGACGCCGGGGTCAGCGGGTTCATGGTCAAGGACGCTCCGGTCGATCACCTCGCCGAGGGGATCCGCCGGGTCATGGCCGGGATGTCGGTCATCGACCCCGAACTCGTCGTCGAATCGACGATGCACGGGGCGTCACCGCTGACTACCCGCGAGACCGATGTGCTGCGCGCAGCCGCGGACGGGTCGAGCGTCGATGAGGTGGCCGCTCAGCTGTTTCTATCCGCAGGAACCGTGCGAAATCGACTGTCCTCGGCGATCGGGAAGACGAACGCCCGCAACCGTGCCGATGCCGCGCGGATCGCCGCGGAGAACGGTTGGCTGTGA
- a CDS encoding ABC transporter permease — translation MNPMRTLATTGRVLVQIRNDPRTIALLLIVPSLLIGLVAWIFDETEVFADIGPAMLALFPFIVMFLVTSIATLRERRSRTLERLLSMPLGRGDFILGYTLAFGLLAVIQTAVAVGYATLVCGLEIEGSVVLLFVVAIADALLGTALGLLASAFARTEFQVVQFMPVFVFPQILLGGIFLPRDQLPDVLEVIGDWLPLSHAIDALGAVSTGAEDDSYIWLRVLFIACWIIGAIIVGSLTLRRRTP, via the coding sequence ATGAACCCGATGCGCACCCTGGCGACGACGGGACGAGTGCTCGTCCAGATCCGCAACGACCCGCGTACGATCGCCCTGCTTCTCATCGTGCCCAGCCTGCTGATCGGTCTGGTGGCATGGATCTTCGACGAGACCGAGGTGTTCGCTGACATCGGGCCGGCGATGCTCGCGCTCTTCCCCTTCATCGTCATGTTCCTCGTCACGAGCATCGCGACCCTGCGCGAACGCCGCAGCAGAACGCTGGAGCGGCTGCTGTCGATGCCGTTGGGCCGCGGCGACTTCATCCTCGGCTACACCCTGGCCTTCGGGCTGCTCGCCGTCATTCAGACGGCTGTGGCCGTCGGCTACGCGACTCTGGTGTGCGGTCTGGAGATCGAAGGATCGGTGGTCCTCCTCTTCGTCGTGGCGATCGCCGATGCCCTGCTCGGTACGGCTCTGGGCCTGCTGGCCAGCGCTTTTGCGCGCACCGAATTCCAAGTCGTGCAGTTCATGCCGGTATTCGTGTTCCCGCAGATCCTGCTCGGCGGGATCTTCCTTCCGCGCGACCAGTTGCCGGATGTGCTCGAAGTGATCGGCGACTGGCTGCCGCTCTCACACGCGATCGATGCATTGGGTGCGGTGTCGACGGGTGCTGAAGATGACAGCTACATCTGGCTGCGGGTGCTCTTCATCGCCTGCTGGATCATCGGCGCCATCATCGTCGGCTCGCTCACCCTGCGTCGTCGGACGCCGTGA
- a CDS encoding amino acid permease — protein MAPAGSDRNEAFPRDETANGREENAGLKRALTARHIRFMALGSAIGTGLFMGSSESIQAAGPAVLLAYIIGGAAVFMVMRALGELVVRHPVSGSFGQYASRYIHPFAGFLVGWTFAFEMVLVAVFDATAIGVYMGFWFPDVPRWIWVLAVVFFIAAINMLGVKVFGELEFWFALIKIAAIIVLIVAGVAIIIVGFGIADHDQMGPQALFDHGGFFPNGLWGLLSSFTIVMFAFGGVEIIGVTAGEAQNPKQVIPAAINSVPVRILLFYVLTLGVIMCILPWNQITSEISPFVAIFDSVGFTAAAAILQVVLITAALSAMNADIFGAGRMLHGLAEQGQAPRSFARTSSNGVPVMTVVTMIIALLAGVVLNYLYPDQALFLLGALATFATVLVWLIILASHIRMKKVIAEEARLPSEFPVPLWPVGSWITLAFIVFIVVMVGVVPGSRPALWVGLLWVVALWLCYLAFVRDQGRRPIDLTDRTDPINSGK, from the coding sequence ATGGCTCCAGCCGGCAGCGACCGCAACGAGGCGTTCCCCAGAGACGAAACCGCGAACGGACGTGAAGAGAACGCCGGCCTCAAAAGAGCCCTGACCGCCCGACACATCCGCTTCATGGCCCTCGGATCGGCCATCGGCACCGGCCTCTTCATGGGCTCCTCCGAGTCGATCCAAGCCGCCGGACCGGCAGTGCTGCTCGCCTATATCATCGGCGGCGCCGCCGTATTCATGGTCATGCGCGCCCTCGGCGAACTCGTCGTCCGCCACCCCGTCTCCGGGTCCTTCGGCCAGTATGCCTCCCGCTACATCCACCCCTTCGCCGGCTTCCTCGTCGGCTGGACGTTCGCCTTCGAAATGGTCCTCGTCGCCGTCTTCGATGCCACCGCGATCGGTGTCTACATGGGCTTCTGGTTCCCGGACGTGCCCCGCTGGATCTGGGTGCTCGCCGTCGTATTCTTCATCGCCGCGATCAACATGCTCGGAGTCAAGGTCTTCGGTGAGCTGGAATTCTGGTTCGCGCTCATCAAGATCGCCGCGATCATCGTCCTCATCGTCGCGGGCGTCGCCATCATCATCGTCGGCTTCGGCATCGCCGACCACGACCAGATGGGGCCGCAGGCACTGTTCGACCACGGAGGCTTCTTCCCCAACGGACTCTGGGGGCTGCTGTCCTCCTTCACCATCGTCATGTTCGCCTTCGGCGGCGTCGAAATCATCGGCGTCACCGCCGGTGAGGCGCAGAACCCGAAGCAGGTGATCCCCGCCGCCATCAACTCGGTGCCGGTGCGCATCCTCCTCTTCTACGTCCTCACCCTCGGCGTGATCATGTGCATCCTGCCGTGGAATCAGATCACCTCCGAGATCAGCCCCTTCGTTGCGATCTTCGACTCCGTCGGCTTCACTGCGGCCGCCGCGATCCTCCAAGTCGTCCTCATCACAGCAGCTCTGTCAGCCATGAACGCTGACATCTTCGGCGCCGGTCGGATGCTCCACGGTCTTGCCGAACAGGGACAAGCTCCGCGGTCTTTCGCCCGCACCTCAAGCAACGGCGTGCCCGTGATGACCGTGGTCACGATGATCATCGCCCTCCTGGCCGGCGTCGTCCTCAACTACCTCTACCCCGATCAGGCGCTGTTCCTCCTCGGCGCGCTGGCGACCTTCGCCACGGTGCTCGTGTGGCTGATCATCCTCGCGTCCCATATCCGGATGAAGAAGGTGATCGCCGAGGAGGCCCGCCTTCCCAGCGAATTCCCCGTTCCGCTGTGGCCGGTGGGTTCCTGGATCACGCTGGCGTTCATCGTCTTCATCGTCGTCATGGTCGGCGTCGTCCCCGGCTCACGACCCGCCCTATGGGTCGGTCTGCTGTGGGTCGTCGCGCTGTGGCTGTGCTACCTCGCCTTCGTTCGCGATCAGGGCCGCCGACCTATTGACCTCACTGATCGCACCGATCCCATCAATTCGGGCAAGTAG
- a CDS encoding ABC transporter ATP-binding protein, with amino-acid sequence MKNNSVEVRGLTIRRGRRTVIDSLDLDVPRGAIVGLLGPSGSGKTTLMRAVVGVQIVAGGRVQVIGRPAGSADLRHRVGYMTQSASIYDDLSVRANLRYFARVQGAPKTDVDRVLERTDLIDQADQLARTLSGGQANRVSLAAAMIGSPDLLVLDEPTVGLDPVLRNDLWNLFRGLAEEGTTLLVSSHVMDEATRCDRLLLMREGAIIADTTPHDLLAGTGAASAEEAFLDIIAKDTAVGGSAGHGRRSGTHLLSRDVNGAGRPSHDRRGRGTREGGRR; translated from the coding sequence ATGAAGAACAATTCAGTCGAGGTGCGGGGTCTCACGATTCGGCGGGGTCGTCGGACCGTCATCGACTCACTGGATCTTGATGTGCCCCGCGGGGCGATCGTCGGGCTGCTGGGTCCCAGTGGCAGCGGGAAGACGACGCTGATGCGGGCCGTCGTCGGAGTGCAGATCGTCGCGGGCGGACGTGTGCAGGTGATCGGCCGGCCTGCCGGATCGGCGGATCTGCGGCATCGGGTCGGGTATATGACCCAGTCGGCGAGCATCTACGACGACCTCAGCGTGCGAGCGAATCTGCGCTACTTCGCGCGGGTGCAGGGAGCTCCGAAGACCGATGTCGACCGGGTGCTCGAGCGCACGGATCTCATCGACCAGGCCGATCAGCTGGCTCGGACGCTTTCGGGCGGTCAGGCGAATCGGGTGTCGCTGGCTGCGGCGATGATCGGTTCCCCGGACCTGCTCGTCCTCGACGAGCCGACGGTGGGACTCGACCCTGTGCTGCGCAACGATCTGTGGAATCTCTTCCGTGGGCTCGCCGAGGAGGGGACCACGCTGCTGGTCTCGAGCCACGTCATGGATGAGGCCACCCGCTGTGACCGACTGCTGCTCATGCGGGAGGGCGCGATCATCGCGGACACGACACCGCACGATCTGCTCGCCGGCACGGGGGCCGCCTCGGCGGAGGAGGCGTTCCTCGACATCATCGCGAAGGACACGGCCGTTGGGGGATCTGCCGGGCACGGACGCCGGTCGGGGACCCATCTGCTCTCCCGGGACGTGAACGGTGCCGGTCGGCCAAGCCACGATCGGCGGGGCCGCGGGACGAGGGAGGGAGGCCGGCGATGA
- a CDS encoding ABC transporter ATP-binding protein, whose translation MTSHTATHTAPPTRTTADTPSAVTLTSLTKSFGDLTAVDGLDLDIRPGEVVAFLGPNGAGKTTTIDMLLGLSRPDDGSVEIFGMPPRRAVALGLVSSVMQTGGLLDDLTVRETVDYTSTIFASSLSTDLVLERAGITDIADSVVKKCSGGQKQRLRFAMALLPDPALIVLDEPTTGMDVTGRRDFWHQMRADALTGKTILFATHYLEEADEFADRVVLVADGRIVADGPAHEIRGMTAAKTVSATLPMTDDTAAEAGVSELLDRLGGLAGVESIDVAARRLKMRTTDSDAAAKMLFDNACTDLEITSHSLEDAFISLTSKGA comes from the coding sequence ATGACCTCACACACAGCGACTCACACAGCCCCTCCGACCCGGACGACAGCCGACACCCCATCAGCGGTCACCCTCACCAGCCTGACCAAGAGCTTCGGCGACCTGACAGCAGTCGACGGCCTCGACCTCGACATTCGCCCCGGAGAAGTCGTCGCCTTCCTCGGACCCAACGGGGCCGGCAAGACGACGACGATCGACATGCTCCTCGGCCTCAGCCGACCCGATGACGGCTCGGTCGAGATCTTCGGAATGCCGCCTCGGCGAGCGGTCGCCCTTGGGCTCGTCAGCTCCGTGATGCAGACCGGCGGTCTGCTCGATGACCTCACCGTCCGCGAAACCGTCGACTACACCTCGACGATCTTCGCTTCCTCCCTCAGCACGGACCTCGTCCTCGAACGCGCCGGAATCACCGACATCGCCGACTCCGTGGTGAAGAAATGCTCGGGTGGACAGAAGCAGCGCCTGCGCTTCGCCATGGCTCTGCTGCCGGACCCCGCACTCATCGTCCTCGACGAACCGACCACCGGAATGGACGTCACCGGCCGCCGCGACTTCTGGCACCAGATGCGCGCCGACGCGCTGACGGGCAAGACGATCCTCTTCGCCACCCACTACCTCGAAGAGGCCGACGAATTCGCCGACCGTGTCGTCCTCGTCGCCGACGGGCGGATCGTCGCCGACGGACCCGCCCACGAGATCCGCGGCATGACCGCCGCGAAGACCGTGAGTGCAACCCTGCCGATGACCGACGACACCGCCGCCGAGGCGGGCGTCAGCGAACTCCTCGACCGCCTCGGCGGCCTGGCCGGAGTCGAATCCATCGACGTCGCTGCCAGACGTCTGAAGATGCGCACCACCGACTCGGATGCCGCAGCGAAGATGCTCTTCGACAATGCGTGCACCGATCTCGAGATCACCTCCCATTCCCTGGAAGACGCCTTCATCAGCCTCACCTCGAAAGGAGCCTGA
- a CDS encoding histidine kinase translates to MTTHDTTGEARAETSPAGLRSLNFMSWFFPFFWLVFLVYPLSASFQLGGAQRIWGVSLTIAFALVFYGGMIAGGVGLGTFARTMRDPHARRTRQALVIVNASIAGMIVITAVAVPIVGEQALALLAYISVLSVVAIRRVIPGLIIAASTLIVAEAAQRLVPGWSHDWSSTFGISISGFAMVMALMAGDRARAARAAEEENRRLEREAERLRVSQVVHDVLGHSLTVIALKAQLAAKLEAAGSPDAARHIAEIEELARGALADVRTTVQGTRTISLAEELVEATRALRAADITIEAPTSVDVVDPRLRELFAWSLREGSTNILRHARARRATIVLERNRMTISNDNDRSDDPAHPVTELNLGEVGAGSGLQGLRSRARALGGSLRTQQTDAGFELIVEGPDADLARPRGDADVDGLDAGDAELNAERGGAGDDAAHR, encoded by the coding sequence GTGACCACTCACGACACCACCGGCGAGGCGAGGGCAGAGACCTCGCCTGCCGGGCTGCGTTCGCTGAACTTCATGAGTTGGTTCTTTCCGTTCTTCTGGCTCGTCTTCCTCGTCTACCCCCTGAGCGCATCGTTCCAGCTCGGCGGAGCACAGCGGATCTGGGGCGTGAGCCTGACCATCGCATTCGCCCTCGTCTTCTACGGCGGAATGATCGCCGGCGGGGTGGGTCTCGGCACGTTCGCCCGCACGATGCGCGACCCCCACGCCCGCCGCACCCGCCAGGCGCTCGTCATCGTCAACGCCTCCATTGCCGGCATGATCGTCATCACCGCCGTGGCCGTGCCCATTGTCGGGGAGCAGGCGCTGGCCCTCCTCGCCTACATCTCCGTCCTCTCCGTCGTCGCGATTCGCCGGGTGATTCCCGGGCTCATCATTGCGGCATCAACGCTCATCGTCGCCGAGGCGGCCCAACGTCTCGTGCCCGGGTGGAGTCACGATTGGTCGTCGACCTTCGGGATCTCGATCTCCGGGTTCGCCATGGTCATGGCGCTCATGGCAGGCGACCGAGCTCGCGCGGCACGAGCGGCAGAAGAGGAGAACCGGCGGCTCGAGCGGGAGGCCGAGCGGCTGCGAGTGTCTCAGGTCGTCCACGACGTGCTCGGGCATTCGCTCACCGTCATCGCACTCAAGGCACAGTTGGCAGCGAAGCTCGAAGCGGCCGGGTCACCTGATGCGGCTCGGCATATCGCCGAAATCGAAGAACTCGCCCGTGGAGCGCTCGCCGACGTGCGGACCACGGTGCAGGGGACACGGACGATTTCGCTGGCCGAGGAGCTCGTCGAGGCGACCAGGGCTCTGCGCGCCGCTGACATCACGATCGAGGCCCCCACCTCGGTCGATGTCGTCGACCCGCGGCTGCGAGAGCTCTTCGCCTGGAGCCTGCGCGAAGGCAGCACGAACATCCTCCGGCATGCCCGAGCCCGACGGGCCACCATCGTTCTCGAGAGGAACCGAATGACCATCAGCAACGACAACGATCGCAGCGATGACCCCGCGCACCCGGTCACGGAGCTCAACCTCGGCGAGGTGGGTGCCGGATCGGGACTGCAGGGACTGCGGAGTCGGGCCCGCGCACTCGGCGGGAGCCTGCGTACGCAGCAGACCGACGCTGGTTTCGAACTCATCGTCGAAGGTCCGGATGCGGACCTCGCGCGTCCCCGCGGGGACGCAGACGTCGACGGACTCGACGCGGGCGATGCCGAACTCAACGCAGAGAGAGGTGGGGCCGGTGACGACGCTGCTCATCGCTGA
- a CDS encoding GNAT family protein has product MDPLDLPLTTDRLRLRTYRESDAETHLPIYSRDDVSRFLLEDPWTAEEARAQVAERMYRTGLETESRALALVIETADGLDSLAGSLVIGDIAIWLEAGSDEKAEIGWILDPAAGGHGFATEAAIAVLNVAFDHYGLHRVFAQMDARNTASAKLARRIGMREEAHLRKDWWSKGEWTDTLIFGMLASDRQTA; this is encoded by the coding sequence ATGGACCCGCTGGATCTGCCCCTGACCACCGATCGACTGCGGCTGCGTACATATCGCGAGTCCGACGCCGAGACGCACCTTCCGATCTATTCCCGCGACGACGTCTCCCGATTCCTCCTCGAGGATCCCTGGACCGCCGAGGAGGCCCGGGCGCAGGTCGCCGAACGGATGTACCGCACGGGGCTCGAGACCGAATCCCGCGCCCTCGCCCTGGTCATCGAGACCGCCGACGGCCTCGATTCGCTCGCAGGGTCACTCGTCATCGGCGATATCGCGATCTGGCTCGAAGCGGGAAGTGATGAGAAGGCGGAGATCGGCTGGATCCTCGATCCCGCAGCCGGCGGTCACGGCTTCGCCACCGAGGCGGCCATCGCCGTGCTCAACGTCGCCTTCGACCATTACGGACTCCACCGAGTGTTTGCGCAGATGGATGCCCGGAACACCGCCTCGGCGAAATTGGCTCGCAGGATCGGGATGCGGGAGGAAGCGCACCTGCGCAAGGACTGGTGGTCGAAAGGCGAATGGACCGACACCCTCATCTTCGGGATGCTCGCCAGCGATCGGCAGACAGCCTGA
- a CDS encoding ABC transporter permease, giving the protein MSSTDTSTAADSTTTAGTATSRAGFTTAMGLVIEREIMVRLKSKAFMVSTILSIVIFGVLVGVSGSLPSLFSSTDKVAVTSAGAKAVEGIDDIDTVAVDDADEAKALVISEEVDAAVVESQDSPTGVAVYSLRSAPESLIGALSLTPEVELLDPDAPDPALTYFIGLGLGLVFFMAAMTFGNTIASSVVEEKQSRIVEILLASTSARVLMFGKVIACTILAFAQIGLTAIAVLAGAAISGNDLVLGKVAEPIAWFVPLFVIGFVMVAALYAAAASMVSRTEDLPSTSTPIMMLIFLPYMGVIIFSSNETVMAVLSYIPFSAAVAVPMRVFLGTIAWWEPLVSLLILAVTTLLALLLATRIFERSILKSGPKLTWGQALKR; this is encoded by the coding sequence ATGAGCAGCACCGATACGTCCACCGCAGCCGACAGCACCACCACAGCCGGCACCGCCACGAGCCGTGCCGGCTTCACCACCGCCATGGGGCTCGTCATCGAACGCGAGATCATGGTCCGTCTCAAGTCGAAGGCCTTCATGGTCTCGACGATCCTGTCCATCGTCATCTTCGGCGTCCTCGTCGGGGTGTCCGGTTCGCTGCCCTCACTGTTCTCCTCCACGGACAAGGTGGCGGTCACCTCGGCGGGGGCAAAGGCAGTCGAGGGGATCGATGACATCGACACGGTCGCCGTCGATGACGCGGATGAGGCAAAAGCTCTAGTCATCTCCGAGGAGGTCGACGCGGCCGTCGTCGAATCGCAGGATTCGCCGACCGGGGTCGCCGTCTACTCGCTGCGTTCGGCACCGGAGTCGCTCATCGGGGCACTCAGCCTCACCCCCGAGGTCGAACTCCTCGACCCAGACGCCCCGGACCCGGCGCTCACCTATTTCATCGGGCTCGGGCTCGGTCTGGTGTTCTTCATGGCCGCGATGACATTCGGGAACACGATCGCCTCGTCCGTGGTGGAGGAGAAGCAGTCGCGGATCGTGGAGATCCTGCTCGCGTCCACCTCGGCGCGGGTGCTCATGTTCGGCAAGGTCATCGCGTGCACGATCCTCGCCTTCGCACAGATCGGACTCACCGCGATCGCGGTCCTCGCCGGGGCCGCCATCAGCGGAAACGATCTGGTGCTGGGCAAGGTCGCCGAACCGATCGCCTGGTTCGTCCCACTCTTCGTCATCGGCTTCGTCATGGTCGCCGCCCTCTATGCGGCAGCCGCGTCGATGGTCTCGCGCACCGAGGACCTGCCCTCGACGAGCACGCCGATTATGATGCTCATCTTCCTGCCCTATATGGGCGTCATCATCTTCTCGTCGAACGAAACGGTCATGGCAGTGCTGTCCTACATTCCGTTCTCGGCAGCGGTGGCGGTGCCGATGCGCGTCTTCCTCGGCACGATCGCCTGGTGGGAGCCGCTGGTCTCCCTGCTCATTCTCGCTGTCACCACTCTGTTGGCACTGCTGCTGGCGACAAGGATCTTCGAGCGCTCGATCCTCAAGTCGGGACCGAAGCTGACGTGGGGGCAGGCGCTCAAGCGGTAA
- a CDS encoding ABC transporter permease has translation MSAQPSTNPTRTPDSATRPARPTTMPTDRTAASATFLTSLENRRVPRLGGFSATLLRLELLRKLRNRRTMIFTMIMPAVFYLIFGLTNKGEMLGSTDAALYISVSLATYGAMIATTTGGAQVAIERALGWSRQLALTPLHPAAYILIKVIVSMALGAVSVIVVFVLAAVTGVHAPLGTLIASGLLVVLTSGVFAAFGVMLGYLLPAENAIQVASMVLGILSLIGGLFVPLEIWPDTLQTIARFTPAYGVGEIARAPLGGGYDHWAIVSVIVWLGIFVAGSAWALRRDTKRV, from the coding sequence ATGTCCGCTCAGCCTTCCACCAACCCCACCCGAACCCCTGACTCCGCAACCCGGCCGGCCCGTCCCACGACGATGCCCACCGACCGCACGGCCGCCTCGGCGACGTTCCTCACGTCATTGGAGAACCGACGGGTGCCCCGCCTCGGCGGATTCTCTGCCACCCTCCTGCGGCTCGAACTGCTGCGGAAGCTGCGCAATCGGCGCACCATGATCTTCACGATGATCATGCCCGCGGTCTTCTACCTCATCTTCGGGCTGACGAACAAAGGCGAGATGCTCGGGAGCACGGACGCCGCGCTCTACATCTCGGTGTCCCTGGCCACGTACGGGGCGATGATCGCCACGACCACGGGCGGAGCCCAGGTCGCCATCGAACGGGCACTGGGCTGGAGCCGCCAGCTCGCGCTGACCCCCTTGCACCCGGCGGCCTACATCCTCATCAAGGTGATCGTGTCCATGGCGCTCGGCGCGGTGTCCGTCATCGTCGTCTTCGTCCTCGCCGCCGTCACCGGCGTCCACGCCCCGCTGGGCACCCTCATCGCCTCCGGCCTCCTCGTCGTCCTCACCTCCGGGGTCTTCGCGGCCTTCGGCGTCATGCTCGGCTATCTGCTGCCGGCCGAGAACGCGATCCAGGTCGCGAGCATGGTCCTCGGCATCCTCTCGCTCATCGGCGGACTCTTCGTTCCGCTCGAGATCTGGCCCGACACCCTGCAGACCATCGCACGCTTCACCCCGGCGTACGGAGTCGGCGAAATCGCCCGCGCACCACTGGGCGGGGGTTACGATCATTGGGCGATCGTCAGCGTCATCGTGTGGCTGGGGATCTTCGTGGCAGGTTCGGCCTGGGCCCTGCGTCGCGACACCAAACGGGTGTGA